The Novipirellula caenicola genome includes a region encoding these proteins:
- the thiC gene encoding phosphomethylpyrimidine synthase ThiC — MAVRWSKNMSKTQILAARAGEITPEMEFCAKREELAVELIRDEVAAGRMVIPANKVHAAGALEPMCIGIAAKCKINANIGNSAVTSNAGEELQKLHTAVHHGADTVMDLSTGKDIDNIRKQIIEKSPVPIGTVPIYQMLEELGGNIEDMTAQHFLDMVEHQAKQGVDYMTVHCGVKLEHLHLSVNRVTGIVSRGGSLISKWMMAHNKQNPLYTAFDDLCDIMREYDVTWSLGDGLRPGSIADASDAAQFAELEVLGELTKRGQDNGTQVMVEGPGHIPMHQIQMNIEKQIELCNGAPFYVLGPLVTDIAPGYDHITSAIGAAMAGWHGAAMLCYVTPKEHLGLPNEEDVKQGVIAYKISAHAADVARGRKGAQDRDDALSRARFAFDWNEQFRLSLDPETAQRYHDETLPQDTFKSAHFCSMCGPKYCSMKITEDIRKMANEGQLVEIKD; from the coding sequence CTGGCCGTCCGATGGAGCAAAAACATGAGCAAAACACAAATTTTGGCGGCACGCGCAGGCGAAATCACTCCCGAAATGGAGTTCTGTGCCAAACGAGAAGAACTCGCCGTCGAACTGATCCGTGACGAAGTCGCGGCTGGACGAATGGTCATCCCTGCAAACAAGGTCCACGCCGCCGGGGCTCTCGAGCCGATGTGCATCGGGATCGCAGCAAAATGCAAGATCAACGCGAATATCGGCAACAGTGCCGTGACCAGTAACGCCGGCGAAGAACTGCAAAAACTGCACACCGCGGTCCACCACGGTGCCGATACCGTGATGGATTTGTCGACCGGCAAAGACATCGACAACATTCGCAAACAGATCATCGAAAAGAGCCCGGTGCCGATCGGAACCGTACCGATCTACCAAATGCTCGAAGAACTCGGCGGCAACATCGAAGACATGACCGCTCAGCACTTCTTGGACATGGTCGAGCACCAAGCCAAGCAGGGCGTCGATTACATGACCGTCCACTGTGGCGTCAAGCTCGAGCATCTGCATTTGAGCGTCAATCGCGTGACCGGAATCGTCAGCCGCGGGGGATCGCTGATCTCGAAATGGATGATGGCTCACAACAAACAAAATCCGCTGTACACCGCCTTTGATGATCTCTGCGACATCATGCGCGAGTACGACGTGACTTGGTCGCTTGGCGATGGGCTTCGCCCGGGTTCGATCGCGGATGCTTCGGATGCCGCTCAATTCGCCGAACTCGAAGTGCTCGGTGAATTGACCAAACGGGGTCAAGACAACGGAACGCAAGTCATGGTCGAGGGACCAGGACACATTCCGATGCACCAAATCCAAATGAACATTGAAAAGCAAATCGAGCTTTGCAATGGCGCGCCGTTCTACGTGCTTGGCCCATTGGTGACCGATATCGCGCCGGGTTACGACCACATCACCAGCGCCATCGGCGCCGCGATGGCCGGCTGGCACGGAGCTGCGATGTTGTGCTACGTAACCCCGAAAGAGCACCTTGGACTACCGAACGAAGAAGACGTCAAGCAAGGCGTGATCGCTTACAAGATCTCGGCTCATGCGGCCGACGTTGCACGCGGACGCAAGGGAGCCCAAGACCGTGATGACGCGCTCAGCCGAGCCCGTTTCGCGTTCGATTGGAACGAGCAGTTCCGCTTGTCACTGGATCCGGAAACCGCACAGCGTTACCACGACGAAACGCTGCCGCAAGACACGTTCAAAAGCGCCCACTTCTGCAGCATGTGCGGACCGAAGTACTGCTCGATGAAAATCACCGAAGACATCCGCAAGATGGCCAATGAAGGCCAGCTCGTCGAAATCAAAGACTAG
- the purD gene encoding phosphoribosylamine--glycine ligase — MKFLIVGNGGREHALAWKIAQSPRVESVYVAPGNAGTAIDAINVPIEVTETEKLVKFAKDNAIDITVVGPEVPLVAGLVDAMQDEGLKVFGPSKAAAELEGSKVFCKNLLHMADIPTAGYRTFRDAEDAARYIKDRYSEPNDPVHVVVKADGLAAGKGVIVCSTRSEALEAIDRIAHQREFGEAGKELIIEEKLIGQEASVLAITDGETIMTLPAAQDHKPAYDGDTGPNTGGMGAYCPTPIVDEAMMEKIEADVLVPIVHAMKRARRPFKGVLYAGLMLTSAGPKVLEFNVRFGDPECQPLLMRLKTDLVDVIEATIDGRLGELEPLQWDERPSICVVMASEGYPGDYEKGRVISGLDRAAALTDVKVFHAGTATKDGEVVNAGGRVLGVTAIGNSISGAKLQAYKAVKEIRWQGAWCRKDISDKALEHSN, encoded by the coding sequence ATGAAGTTTTTAATAGTTGGTAACGGCGGACGTGAACATGCGCTCGCTTGGAAGATTGCTCAAAGCCCGCGTGTGGAATCCGTCTATGTGGCTCCGGGCAACGCCGGGACCGCAATCGATGCGATCAATGTCCCGATCGAGGTCACCGAGACCGAGAAATTGGTCAAATTCGCCAAAGACAATGCAATCGACATCACCGTCGTGGGGCCCGAGGTTCCGTTGGTCGCCGGGTTGGTCGACGCCATGCAGGATGAGGGGCTAAAGGTGTTTGGCCCCTCCAAAGCGGCCGCCGAACTCGAAGGCAGCAAGGTGTTTTGCAAAAACCTGCTGCACATGGCCGACATTCCTACCGCAGGCTATCGGACGTTCCGTGACGCCGAGGATGCGGCTCGCTATATCAAAGATCGCTATTCCGAACCGAATGATCCGGTGCATGTGGTCGTCAAAGCCGATGGCTTGGCGGCGGGCAAAGGGGTGATCGTTTGTAGCACTCGCAGTGAAGCGCTCGAGGCGATTGATCGGATCGCCCACCAACGCGAATTTGGCGAAGCCGGCAAAGAGCTGATCATCGAAGAAAAATTGATCGGCCAAGAGGCAAGCGTGCTGGCGATCACCGATGGGGAAACGATCATGACGTTGCCCGCCGCGCAGGATCACAAACCTGCCTACGATGGCGATACCGGTCCTAACACCGGTGGCATGGGGGCGTATTGTCCAACGCCGATCGTCGACGAGGCGATGATGGAAAAAATCGAAGCCGACGTGTTGGTTCCGATCGTGCACGCGATGAAACGCGCTCGCCGCCCCTTCAAGGGCGTGCTGTACGCGGGATTAATGTTGACCTCCGCTGGCCCCAAGGTGCTCGAGTTCAATGTGCGGTTCGGCGACCCCGAATGCCAACCGCTGCTGATGCGTTTGAAAACCGATTTGGTCGACGTGATCGAAGCGACGATCGATGGCCGACTCGGTGAACTCGAACCACTCCAATGGGATGAACGCCCCAGTATCTGTGTCGTGATGGCAAGCGAAGGTTACCCCGGTGATTACGAAAAAGGCCGCGTGATTAGCGGGCTCGATCGCGCCGCAGCCCTAACCGACGTCAAGGTTTTTCATGCCGGCACGGCCACCAAGGATGGCGAAGTCGTCAACGCCGGAGGACGTGTGCTGGGGGTGACTGCGATCGGAAATTCGATCAGTGGTGCGAAATTGCAGGCGTACAAGGCGGTCAAGGAAATTCGCTGGCAAGGCGCCTGGTGTCGTAAAGACATCAGCGACAAGGCGCTCGAACATTCCAATTGA
- a CDS encoding HAD-IA family hydrolase, which translates to MPLPESTTDKQVDDLSRYGGLIFDCDGTLTDSMPLHFEAWRETMARFGIEFTEQRFYSMAGMPTDKIIRVLAEEQSVDVDPEVAGAEKEQAFRQRIPRLQPLKRVCDIAHAHFNVVPMAVASGGDREGVWAQIKHLQMESLFAAVVTAEDTEKHKPEPDVFLKAAELLKVPPATCLVFEDSPLGLDAAARASMDCVDVRDFTFYEAGRA; encoded by the coding sequence ATGCCCCTTCCCGAAAGCACCACGGACAAACAAGTGGACGACCTTAGCCGCTATGGCGGATTGATCTTTGATTGCGACGGTACGCTTACCGATTCGATGCCGCTGCACTTCGAAGCATGGCGTGAAACAATGGCCCGTTTCGGCATCGAGTTTACCGAACAGCGGTTCTATAGCATGGCAGGCATGCCCACCGATAAAATCATTCGCGTCTTGGCCGAAGAACAATCGGTCGACGTCGACCCCGAAGTCGCCGGGGCTGAAAAGGAACAAGCGTTTCGCCAGCGGATCCCCCGGTTGCAACCGCTCAAACGCGTTTGTGATATCGCCCATGCCCATTTCAACGTGGTGCCGATGGCGGTCGCCAGTGGCGGGGACCGCGAAGGCGTGTGGGCCCAGATCAAGCACTTGCAAATGGAATCGCTGTTCGCCGCGGTCGTCACGGCCGAAGATACCGAGAAACACAAACCGGAACCCGACGTGTTTCTGAAGGCTGCAGAGCTGTTGAAGGTCCCACCGGCGACCTGTCTCGTTTTCGAAGACTCGCCGCTGGGACTAGACGCCGCCGCACGAGCGTCGATGGACTGTGTCGATGTCCGCGACTTTACGTTTTACGAGGCGGGGCGAGCCTAA
- a CDS encoding polysaccharide lyase, producing the protein MNRAFYPAFLRLSGFAFLLMASQSLGSAQSVPSGDQVRASLRAATELMTRSVADHGGYAWVSSVDGRYSHGEGVAGANRVWVQPPGTPAVGLAFLAAYRATGDAVHLDAAKAVGDALIQGQLQSGGWGYSIEFDPALRAKLPYRVLVKHSGHSLSKAFTTAPTPYPGGWEIWKKRQFKSNMTLIDDDTTPCSIRFLCELDQTLGFEDAVVHEAVEYALRSTIAAQYPTGAWGHNYDRFSTTPPSIDYYPVIAASYPESWSRTWAKTYSGCYMLNDRITQNMIETMLVAARVYGDDRYRSSAIAGGDFLLRSQMPEPQPAWAQQYDRHMQPVWDRQFEPPAISGRESQDALRTLLVLYRETGEQRFLKPLPRAIEYLRTCLRSDGRLARYYELKTNRPIYFNKDYQITYDDRSMPDHYGFVVDSHLDEIERDYQAITAANPLSVDRKVTGQQVAELIRSQSANGGWLEPGFVRDERGKKVTPKEGVIASATMIANIETLSQYLEQH; encoded by the coding sequence ATGAACCGAGCTTTTTATCCTGCGTTCCTTCGATTGAGTGGATTTGCTTTTCTGCTCATGGCGTCCCAGTCGTTAGGTTCCGCACAATCGGTACCATCGGGCGATCAAGTGAGGGCGTCGCTTCGCGCGGCGACGGAGTTGATGACGCGGAGCGTGGCCGATCATGGCGGCTACGCTTGGGTGTCCAGCGTCGATGGGCGTTACAGTCACGGCGAAGGGGTCGCCGGTGCCAATCGAGTTTGGGTTCAGCCGCCTGGAACGCCCGCGGTTGGACTCGCTTTTTTGGCTGCCTATCGTGCCACCGGTGACGCGGTTCATTTGGATGCCGCCAAAGCAGTCGGGGATGCGTTGATCCAAGGCCAATTGCAGAGCGGAGGTTGGGGATACTCGATCGAATTTGATCCGGCGCTGCGTGCCAAACTTCCCTATCGAGTGCTGGTAAAACATTCCGGCCATTCGCTTTCCAAGGCATTTACCACGGCCCCGACACCCTATCCCGGCGGTTGGGAGATTTGGAAGAAACGACAATTCAAATCCAACATGACGTTGATCGATGATGACACCACCCCGTGTTCGATCCGCTTTCTCTGCGAACTAGATCAAACGTTGGGGTTCGAGGATGCGGTCGTTCATGAAGCGGTCGAGTATGCGCTGCGGTCCACGATCGCGGCTCAGTACCCGACAGGAGCATGGGGACACAACTATGACCGGTTTTCAACCACGCCGCCCAGTATCGATTACTACCCCGTGATCGCGGCGAGCTATCCCGAATCGTGGAGCCGGACGTGGGCAAAGACATATTCAGGGTGCTACATGCTGAACGACCGGATCACTCAGAATATGATCGAAACGATGTTGGTGGCTGCTCGCGTCTATGGCGATGATCGCTACCGCAGCAGTGCCATAGCAGGAGGCGATTTCTTGTTGCGTTCGCAAATGCCTGAGCCGCAACCGGCATGGGCCCAGCAATACGATCGGCACATGCAACCGGTGTGGGATCGCCAATTCGAGCCGCCTGCGATTTCCGGCCGCGAGTCTCAGGATGCACTGCGAACCTTGTTGGTCCTGTACCGCGAAACCGGTGAGCAGCGTTTTCTAAAGCCGCTGCCACGAGCGATTGAATATTTACGGACTTGTCTTCGCAGCGATGGTCGACTCGCCCGCTACTACGAACTGAAAACAAATCGTCCTATCTATTTTAATAAGGACTACCAAATCACCTACGACGATCGCAGCATGCCGGATCACTATGGCTTTGTCGTCGATTCGCACCTCGACGAAATCGAGCGAGACTATCAAGCCATCACGGCCGCGAATCCATTGTCCGTGGATCGCAAAGTGACGGGGCAACAAGTGGCCGAGCTGATCCGCTCGCAATCCGCCAACGGCGGTTGGCTCGAGCCAGGCTTTGTACGCGACGAGCGGGGGAAAAAGGTAACGCCGAAAGAAGGTGTGATCGCTTCGGCAACCATGATTGCCAACATCGAAACGCTCAGCCAGTATCTCGAGCAACACTGA
- the dapB gene encoding 4-hydroxy-tetrahydrodipicolinate reductase → MTTTSIKLAVHGAAGRMGRRVVALASEDTEFQIVAAIDHAGNPLLGQDAGAVAGFAPIGVPLASDWPEEVDVVIDFSLPEALNHCIETCVEASTPLVVATTGLSDEQKTKLQAAAKLIPIVWAPSMSLAVNLTMKLAEQVADTLGDVQGGLDVEIIERHHRFKADAPSGTALKFGELIGKKLSDETLHVHGREGHTGERTRNEIGYHAVRVGDNPGEHTIVFGMLGEKIELNVAASNRDCYAAGALAAAKWLQGRPKGLYNMFDVLGLES, encoded by the coding sequence ATGACTACTACATCAATCAAACTTGCTGTTCATGGTGCCGCGGGACGAATGGGGCGACGTGTCGTTGCTCTGGCTTCGGAAGATACCGAATTCCAAATCGTTGCCGCGATCGATCACGCCGGAAACCCGCTGCTAGGCCAAGATGCCGGCGCCGTCGCTGGATTCGCTCCGATCGGCGTTCCGCTTGCCTCGGATTGGCCCGAAGAAGTCGATGTGGTGATCGATTTCTCGCTTCCCGAAGCGCTGAATCATTGCATCGAAACGTGTGTCGAGGCCAGCACGCCATTGGTCGTTGCCACCACGGGACTAAGTGACGAGCAGAAAACGAAACTGCAAGCGGCTGCAAAGCTGATTCCGATCGTTTGGGCGCCCAGCATGTCGTTGGCGGTCAATTTGACGATGAAGCTTGCTGAACAGGTCGCCGATACGCTTGGCGATGTTCAGGGCGGCTTGGATGTCGAAATCATCGAACGTCACCATCGCTTCAAAGCCGACGCCCCCAGCGGCACGGCACTAAAGTTCGGTGAACTGATCGGCAAAAAACTGAGCGACGAAACGCTGCATGTCCACGGACGTGAAGGTCACACCGGCGAACGAACCCGCAACGAAATTGGTTACCACGCCGTCCGTGTCGGAGACAATCCCGGCGAGCATACGATCGTGTTCGGAATGCTTGGCGAAAAAATTGAACTAAACGTTGCCGCCAGCAACCGCGATTGTTACGCCGCTGGAGCTTTGGCCGCAGCAAAATGGCTGCAAGGTCGCCCGAAGGGACTCTATAACATGTTCGACGTGCTAGGACTCGAGTCGTAG
- a CDS encoding OprO/OprP family phosphate-selective porin has translation MRFTFRTNQLQAKLAAAGVFLAFATNSAGVVFGDGPLTFPTMSGSQIQATSYNQPFGLLDDGEIGREESSEPVEEPIVESVPAADYKKLLERVDDMESSWEKYQDKLADEAAEKKKKPTMKISGRVHLDNWNFLESDAGTNFLETGDPLDDPEDRWDFRRLRIELSGDIPNNMLYRLQVDFNNPSEPELKDGYIGWKNLPGNHTLLLGNQKRPIGLDHLNSSRHNVFAERPLAVETFNEDARRLGAAMYGYSDDEMFNWRYGVFLLENIATDGRYRGDDMQAGVYGRLAASPWYDEISGGRGYLHLAIAGSANDTDPDGQTDADQNSNEARFRTRPLARSDSRWWNTNRILGAEDYQQLGYEFMLNIGALQITSEYYGNWVGRDAAGGFSGEDLFFHGGYIFASYFLTGEHIPLDRVSGTIDRVKPFENFFLVDRCTGGTGSGLGAVAVALRYDYLDLSDEDIRGGDGHAVTAGLNWYWTAYSKVQTNLIWGSINNGGQGQENSGPSGTTVPLAAGVDGDFTALGFRFMADF, from the coding sequence ATGCGATTCACGTTTCGTACCAACCAACTGCAAGCCAAGCTTGCAGCCGCGGGAGTCTTCTTGGCTTTCGCGACCAACAGTGCCGGAGTGGTGTTCGGCGATGGCCCCCTCACGTTCCCAACGATGAGCGGAAGCCAAATTCAGGCAACAAGCTACAACCAACCTTTCGGTCTGTTAGATGACGGAGAGATTGGCCGAGAAGAATCAAGCGAACCGGTCGAAGAACCGATCGTCGAGTCGGTACCGGCAGCGGATTATAAAAAGCTGCTTGAACGCGTCGACGACATGGAATCGTCTTGGGAGAAATACCAAGACAAGCTCGCTGACGAAGCGGCGGAGAAGAAAAAGAAGCCGACCATGAAGATCAGTGGTCGTGTGCACTTGGACAACTGGAACTTCCTCGAGTCCGACGCGGGTACCAATTTCTTGGAAACCGGCGATCCGCTGGATGATCCCGAGGACCGCTGGGATTTCCGTCGTTTGCGGATCGAATTGTCCGGCGACATCCCTAACAACATGCTGTACCGGTTGCAGGTCGATTTTAACAATCCAAGTGAGCCCGAACTCAAAGACGGCTACATTGGCTGGAAAAACCTACCTGGCAATCACACGCTGTTGTTGGGTAACCAGAAACGCCCGATCGGCTTGGACCATCTAAACAGTAGCCGTCACAACGTGTTCGCCGAACGTCCATTGGCGGTTGAAACGTTCAACGAAGACGCTCGTCGTCTTGGTGCAGCGATGTACGGCTATAGCGACGACGAAATGTTCAACTGGCGATACGGTGTTTTCTTGCTAGAAAACATTGCCACCGATGGCCGTTACCGCGGTGACGACATGCAGGCCGGCGTGTATGGCCGGTTGGCGGCGAGCCCCTGGTACGACGAAATCAGTGGCGGCCGCGGCTATTTGCACCTGGCAATCGCTGGATCCGCAAACGATACCGATCCCGACGGCCAAACCGACGCGGACCAAAACAGCAACGAAGCTCGTTTCCGCACGCGTCCATTGGCGCGATCCGATTCACGTTGGTGGAACACCAATCGCATCTTGGGTGCCGAGGACTACCAACAACTCGGTTACGAATTCATGCTTAATATCGGCGCCTTGCAAATCACCAGCGAATACTACGGCAACTGGGTAGGACGCGACGCTGCGGGCGGCTTCTCAGGTGAAGACTTGTTCTTCCATGGCGGTTACATCTTTGCATCGTACTTCCTCACCGGCGAACACATTCCGTTGGACCGAGTATCGGGAACGATTGACCGAGTCAAACCATTTGAAAACTTCTTCTTGGTTGACCGATGCACCGGAGGCACGGGTTCCGGTTTGGGTGCAGTCGCAGTGGCCCTTCGCTACGACTATCTCGATCTTAGCGACGAAGACATTCGTGGGGGCGACGGCCACGCGGTCACCGCCGGACTTAATTGGTACTGGACCGCCTACTCGAAAGTTCAAACCAACTTGATTTGGGGTTCGATCAACAACGGTGGGCAAGGCCAAGAGAACAGTGGCCCCAGCGGCACCACGGTGCCGTTGGCCGCAGGCGTCGATGGCGACTTCACCGCACTTGGTTTTCGCTTCATGGCCGATTTCTAA
- a CDS encoding MFS transporter, giving the protein MPSHLLRRGFLGLLAAQFFGAMNDNVLKGVLTFMVIQGGLWAGDLGEGGQGIVGICFTLPFIFLSGYAGQIADRYSKRTVTMWVKIIEIPIVILAGIGFLMGSLWVTLLALLALTCQSSFFGPAKYGMIPELVDDSDLSRANGTINMMTNVAVIVGTLVAGVVSDAFFPDQIRGLIWLPMVVLVLIAIAGLVSAFLLTPLPAGDRDAKFDFNPLSTYITTVREMSKTRLLMVMMAWGYFYLLAGIALFIVPEYTEVLKISSTEASVLMGVLGVSIGVGCAVAGLLSGHHIEPRLIPIGAAGLVVFFALLSFVPPSLPDLQPMVRVAFSNVGFFIFGAGFFAGFYIVPLQALLQYMSPDSERGRFLGTANAVSFVFLTVAALLYWAIRPAFGDSPQHIFMLSSLLMAAGAAFFLWQLRGTGILIGSGADIAARE; this is encoded by the coding sequence GTGCCAAGCCATCTCCTCAGACGCGGTTTCCTCGGACTGCTCGCCGCTCAGTTTTTCGGAGCCATGAACGATAACGTCCTCAAGGGGGTGTTGACGTTCATGGTGATTCAAGGCGGTTTGTGGGCCGGCGATCTTGGCGAAGGGGGCCAAGGGATCGTAGGGATCTGTTTCACGCTGCCCTTTATCTTTCTGTCGGGCTATGCTGGCCAAATCGCTGATCGCTATTCCAAGCGAACCGTGACGATGTGGGTGAAAATCATCGAGATCCCGATCGTGATCCTCGCCGGAATCGGCTTTCTGATGGGCAGTTTGTGGGTCACGCTGCTGGCGTTATTGGCGTTGACCTGTCAAAGCTCGTTCTTTGGGCCAGCAAAATACGGCATGATTCCCGAGCTGGTCGATGATTCGGATCTCAGCCGTGCCAACGGAACGATCAATATGATGACCAACGTCGCCGTGATCGTCGGAACGCTGGTCGCAGGCGTCGTCAGTGACGCATTTTTTCCTGACCAAATTCGCGGCCTCATTTGGCTGCCTATGGTCGTGTTGGTTTTGATCGCGATCGCGGGACTGGTGTCGGCGTTTCTGTTGACGCCACTACCCGCAGGCGATCGCGATGCAAAATTTGATTTCAATCCGCTCAGCACCTACATCACGACCGTCCGTGAAATGTCCAAAACGCGACTGTTGATGGTGATGATGGCGTGGGGCTATTTCTACCTGCTGGCCGGAATCGCACTGTTTATCGTCCCCGAGTACACCGAGGTGCTCAAGATTTCGAGTACCGAAGCCAGCGTGTTGATGGGAGTTTTGGGAGTTTCAATCGGAGTCGGCTGTGCCGTGGCAGGATTGTTGTCCGGGCATCACATCGAGCCTCGTTTGATCCCGATCGGAGCTGCGGGTTTGGTTGTCTTCTTTGCGTTGTTGTCGTTTGTTCCGCCGTCGCTTCCCGATTTGCAGCCGATGGTACGAGTGGCGTTTAGTAACGTCGGCTTCTTTATCTTTGGAGCGGGCTTTTTTGCCGGATTCTATATCGTTCCGCTGCAGGCTTTGCTGCAATACATGTCGCCTGATAGCGAGCGAGGCCGGTTCTTGGGGACCGCGAACGCCGTCTCGTTTGTGTTTTTAACCGTTGCGGCTCTGCTGTACTGGGCGATTCGTCCCGCGTTTGGCGATTCCCCTCAGCATATCTTCATGCTCAGCAGCCTCTTGATGGCCGCCGGAGCCGCGTTCTTTCTGTGGCAATTGCGAGGCACCGGCATCTTGATCGGCAGCGGCGCCGATATCGCCGCCCGCGAGTAA
- a CDS encoding DUF1559 domain-containing protein, which translates to MRIRLSVHRVRRDAFTLVEILVVIAIIGILVSLSLPAISAAKERMNRAKCADQLRQIAMATINHQTSHDTLPGYLQQFGEFAGGMDPADPGSYGGNVPRHMKIGGWQVAILAKMDHQPLYDRWSLDRYPLLSDGAGERAATEEGYSTIAAPNVEFYQCPSASGTMARHGINHYIANTGMHVDSFPFTYTRPTDGPRTVTFADSMSKANGVFNNRYAGFDPGNATVLVPTGKRIRTDDFRDGATGTMLYSENHQAQPWHLTRLTGNTDHLTAISTVGGKEVTVYPVESRYLQGSVWHFEDEKLFAGAPAPQPLHKINGGDTYNLTMTTRNMADVARPSSLHTGGVNMAMADGSVRFVLESIDYRTYQALMTPSGHASDVPMNEYIPSDEI; encoded by the coding sequence ATGCGAATTCGGCTCTCAGTTCACCGCGTCCGTCGAGACGCATTCACGCTGGTCGAAATTTTGGTCGTGATCGCGATCATCGGAATCCTGGTCTCGTTATCGTTGCCCGCGATTAGCGCCGCCAAAGAACGAATGAACCGAGCCAAATGTGCCGACCAGCTGCGACAAATCGCGATGGCGACGATCAATCATCAAACCAGTCACGACACATTACCCGGATACCTACAGCAGTTTGGCGAGTTTGCTGGCGGCATGGATCCCGCGGATCCCGGCAGCTACGGCGGCAACGTTCCTCGTCACATGAAGATCGGGGGATGGCAGGTTGCGATTCTCGCCAAAATGGATCATCAACCGCTCTATGATCGCTGGAGTTTGGATCGGTATCCGTTGTTGTCCGACGGGGCTGGCGAGCGAGCTGCAACCGAAGAAGGCTACAGCACGATTGCGGCGCCAAACGTCGAATTCTATCAGTGTCCTAGCGCCAGCGGCACGATGGCCCGCCATGGAATCAATCACTACATCGCCAACACCGGTATGCATGTCGATTCGTTTCCGTTCACGTACACGCGTCCGACCGATGGCCCCCGCACCGTCACGTTTGCCGATTCGATGTCCAAGGCGAACGGGGTGTTCAACAATCGTTACGCTGGATTTGATCCTGGGAATGCCACGGTGCTTGTGCCGACGGGCAAGCGGATTCGCACCGACGATTTTCGCGACGGTGCGACCGGCACGATGCTGTACAGTGAAAACCATCAAGCCCAACCTTGGCACCTGACTCGATTGACCGGCAACACGGATCACTTGACTGCCATTTCGACGGTCGGCGGAAAAGAGGTCACGGTCTATCCGGTGGAATCACGTTACTTGCAAGGCAGCGTGTGGCATTTTGAAGACGAAAAATTGTTCGCCGGCGCTCCGGCACCGCAGCCTCTACACAAGATCAACGGCGGTGACACGTACAATCTAACCATGACCACCAGGAACATGGCGGATGTCGCCCGTCCCTCGTCGCTACACACGGGCGGCGTGAACATGGCAATGGCCGACGGCAGCGTCCGCTTTGTGCTTGAATCGATCGACTATCGCACCTATCAAGCCCTGATGACCCCAAGCGGCCACGCCAGCGACGTGCCGATGAACGAGTACATTCCCAGCGACGAAATCTGA